The following are from one region of the Terriglobia bacterium genome:
- the recA gene encoding recombinase RecA — protein MADERQEKTRAIDLALSQIEKQFGKGSIMRLGSKEAIVPIAVISTGSISFDAALGVGGFPRGRVVEIFGPESSGKTTVALQVIAEAQKTGGMAAFVDAEHALDPIYARKLGVDVDNLLVAQPDYGEQALEIAEALVRSNAIDVLVVDSVAALVPKAELEGEMGDSHMGLQARLMSQALRKLTGIVSKSRTCLIFINQIREKIGVMFGNPETTTGGRALKFYSSVRVDIRRIGAIKDGDAVVGNRTKIKVVKNKTAAPFREAEFDIMYGEGISREGDLLDLGVAKELVEKSGAWFSYKGERIGQGRENVKQFLKDNKDMMAKLEAELRKELGLHIVAQEPPAPSVEQKQAAAAHAKMPARR, from the coding sequence ATGGCCGATGAAAGACAGGAAAAAACCAGGGCGATAGATCTTGCGCTCTCTCAAATCGAAAAGCAGTTTGGCAAAGGTTCCATCATGAGGTTGGGGAGCAAGGAAGCTATTGTCCCCATCGCGGTGATCTCTACCGGCTCCATCTCATTTGACGCCGCCCTTGGTGTAGGCGGCTTTCCCCGCGGACGCGTGGTTGAGATTTTTGGCCCGGAATCCAGCGGCAAGACGACCGTCGCCCTGCAGGTGATCGCCGAAGCGCAAAAGACAGGCGGCATGGCGGCCTTTGTGGATGCCGAACACGCTCTCGATCCCATTTATGCCCGCAAGCTCGGCGTGGATGTCGACAACTTGCTGGTGGCCCAGCCGGACTATGGGGAACAGGCGCTGGAAATCGCCGAAGCGCTGGTCCGTTCCAACGCCATTGATGTGCTGGTGGTCGATTCCGTGGCTGCTCTGGTACCCAAAGCCGAACTGGAAGGCGAAATGGGAGATAGCCACATGGGTCTGCAGGCCCGTTTGATGTCACAGGCGCTCCGCAAGCTGACTGGAATCGTTTCCAAGTCGCGCACCTGCCTGATCTTCATCAACCAGATCCGCGAGAAGATCGGCGTGATGTTCGGCAATCCTGAGACAACTACGGGCGGCCGCGCACTCAAGTTTTATTCGTCCGTACGTGTCGATATCCGCCGCATCGGCGCCATCAAGGATGGTGATGCGGTGGTTGGCAACCGGACCAAAATCAAAGTCGTGAAAAATAAGACGGCGGCCCCCTTCCGTGAAGCCGAATTTGACATCATGTATGGCGAAGGCATCTCCCGCGAAGGCGACTTGCTTGATCTGGGCGTGGCCAAGGAACTCGTGGAGAAATCCGGGGCCTGGTTCAGCTATAAAGGGGAACGCATTGGCCAGGGACGCGAGAACGTGAAGCAGTTCCTGAAAGACAATAAAGACATGATGGCAAAGCTGGAGGCTGAATTGAGGAAAGAGCTGGGCTTGCATATCGTGGCGCAGGAGCCACCAGCGCCTTCAGTCGAGCAGAAGCAGGCTGCCGCAGCTCACGCAAAGATGCCGGCAAGACGATAA
- a CDS encoding alpha/beta hydrolase yields MLLILAALYIGLALFAFFLSDSMIFLPHPSSYKDSAEIIKITTASGKKISAVYLPNPSAKFTLLVSHGNAEDLGDDKYWLDGLRHAGFSVFAYDYEGYGTSEGKPTEKACYEDSAAAYEFLAVDLKTPPDRIIIFGRSVGAGPAAYIAAKRPSAGVILQSPFVSAFRVLTRIPLLPFDKFPNYKYVRHIHSPILVMHSHADSVIPFWHGQKLFDLANQPKQSFWAQNADHNDMDLAKGYMEAIQFLAATLEKAEPASPPPLPAPKVP; encoded by the coding sequence ATGCTGCTGATCCTTGCTGCTTTATACATCGGACTCGCGCTGTTCGCGTTTTTTCTCTCGGACAGCATGATCTTCCTGCCACACCCTTCTTCTTACAAGGATTCGGCGGAGATCATAAAGATCACCACGGCCAGCGGAAAGAAAATTTCCGCTGTCTATCTTCCCAATCCTTCCGCCAAATTCACTCTGCTGGTAAGCCATGGCAATGCTGAAGACCTGGGAGACGACAAGTACTGGCTGGACGGCTTGCGGCACGCAGGCTTCAGCGTCTTTGCTTATGACTATGAAGGGTACGGCACCAGCGAAGGCAAACCGACTGAGAAGGCCTGTTATGAAGATTCAGCCGCCGCTTACGAGTTTCTGGCCGTCGATCTCAAGACGCCTCCCGACAGGATCATTATCTTTGGCAGATCAGTAGGCGCAGGCCCTGCGGCCTACATTGCGGCGAAAAGACCTTCAGCAGGAGTGATCCTGCAAAGCCCATTTGTCTCAGCCTTTCGCGTGCTTACCCGGATCCCTCTGCTGCCGTTCGATAAATTTCCCAACTACAAATACGTGCGCCACATTCACAGCCCGATCCTGGTCATGCATAGTCATGCGGACTCAGTGATTCCCTTCTGGCATGGACAAAAGTTATTCGACTTGGCCAACCAGCCAAAACAATCATTCTGGGCACAGAATGCTGATCACAACGATATGGATCTAGCCAAAGGCTATATGGAGGCTATCCAGTTTTTGGCAGCGACCTTAGAGAAGGCGGAGCCTGCATCTCCGCCGCCGCTGCCTGCTCCCAAGGTGCCGTGA